In Nitrospira sp., one genomic interval encodes:
- a CDS encoding DUF3391 domain-containing protein, producing MANRPITIDQLQTGMFVVKLDVAWFRSPFFRHSFLIRTTEQIDKLRRAGVKRLQIDPARGLDLSDRPAAPLPPPPGSLAHLAKTPTEGRTEVRSLAMMAEELQAARAARDQLQRSVQSTFSRIAETGAVDSEDAKHRVHEISAVAQTLTTHALFIALSQGRNEHEPLSQHALATCSFSMILAHAAAYDLLSILDLATGALLHDIGLLQTPAAILRRVAATSAILSEQEQKTYEGHARAGAIMLERQGGFTPVVEQIVAEHHAYLNGTGFPAETRGAFTSPMTRIVMVADRYDELLAGFGGASPLTPHQSLQRLYQEGQDGRYDVSLISLFVKTMGIYPVYSFVELTTGERAIVSVINTKKLHQPIITVTHDPVGEPYVVPLVLDLANQDAQAPARGIRSVLGTVPEGFERAAP from the coding sequence ATGGCGAACCGACCGATTACCATCGATCAACTCCAGACAGGTATGTTCGTCGTCAAACTGGACGTAGCTTGGTTCCGCTCGCCATTCTTTCGGCATTCCTTCTTGATTCGGACGACCGAGCAAATCGACAAATTACGACGGGCAGGCGTCAAGCGATTGCAGATCGACCCGGCACGGGGCCTGGACCTCTCGGACCGCCCAGCGGCACCTTTGCCGCCTCCGCCGGGATCACTCGCCCACCTCGCAAAGACTCCCACCGAGGGTCGGACGGAGGTACGGTCGCTCGCGATGATGGCCGAGGAGCTGCAAGCCGCCCGGGCCGCCCGCGATCAACTCCAACGCTCGGTGCAATCGACGTTTTCACGGATTGCGGAAACCGGCGCCGTGGACTCGGAAGATGCCAAGCATCGGGTCCACGAGATCAGCGCGGTCGCTCAAACCCTGACCACACACGCCCTCTTCATCGCCCTCAGCCAGGGTCGGAACGAACATGAACCGCTCAGTCAACATGCCCTGGCTACCTGCAGTTTTTCGATGATCCTGGCCCATGCGGCGGCGTACGATCTCCTGTCCATATTGGATTTAGCCACAGGAGCCTTGCTGCACGACATCGGTCTCTTGCAGACGCCGGCGGCGATTCTTCGGCGGGTCGCCGCCACCTCCGCCATCCTGTCCGAACAAGAACAAAAAACTTACGAAGGGCACGCGCGTGCGGGGGCCATTATGCTGGAGCGCCAAGGAGGGTTTACACCGGTCGTCGAACAGATCGTGGCGGAGCACCATGCCTATTTGAACGGAACCGGATTTCCCGCCGAAACCCGCGGCGCCTTCACCTCCCCGATGACCCGCATCGTCATGGTGGCGGATCGCTACGATGAATTGCTCGCCGGTTTCGGGGGCGCCTCTCCCTTGACGCCTCACCAATCCCTTCAGCGGCTTTACCAGGAGGGGCAGGATGGGCGATACGACGTATCCTTGATCTCCCTCTTCGTCAAGACGATGGGAATCTATCCCGTCTATAGCTTCGTCGAACTGACCACCGGTGAGCGGGCCATCGTCAGTGTCATCAACACGAAGAAATTGCACCAGCCCATCATCACCGTCACGCATGATCCGGTAGGCGAACCCTATGTCGTCCCGCTGGTGCTCGACCTTGCCAATCAGGATGCGCAGGCACCGGCCCGAGGCATTCGATCCGTCCTCGGAACCGTCCCCGAAGGATTCGAGCGCGCGGCTCCATAG
- a CDS encoding ComF family protein has product MARSLGILLIQALPAQLETDLIMPIPLHPNRLREREFNQSLLLADYVSPILQRPVSYRNLVRVVDTNPQTTLSRSARLRNLRKAFALKNPGEVRGRIILLVDDVFTTGTTADECASVLLNAQAREVKVLTLARSIDGDLFQDANPLPMIPTAHLEGRA; this is encoded by the coding sequence TTGGCCCGCTCACTCGGCATACTCCTGATCCAAGCCCTGCCGGCACAGCTGGAGACCGATCTGATTATGCCGATCCCGCTCCATCCGAACAGGCTGCGTGAAAGAGAATTCAACCAATCCCTTCTCCTCGCGGATTACGTCAGCCCCATCCTGCAACGACCGGTATCCTATCGAAACTTGGTGCGGGTCGTCGATACCAATCCGCAGACTACCCTTTCCCGCTCCGCTCGACTCCGCAACCTCCGGAAGGCCTTCGCCCTCAAGAATCCCGGTGAAGTGCGTGGGCGCATTATTTTACTCGTTGATGACGTGTTCACCACAGGAACCACCGCCGACGAATGCGCGAGCGTCTTGCTCAATGCGCAGGCACGCGAAGTCAAAGTCCTCACCTTGGCACGGTCGATCGATGGCGATCTCTTTCAGGACGCGAACCCTCTGCCGATGATTCCCACTGCCCACCTGGAAGGAAGAGCCTAA
- a CDS encoding undecaprenyl-diphosphate phosphatase, with translation MNWGPELAVILGIIEGLTEFLPVSSTGHLILVGHALGFTGDIASNVEISIQLGSILAIIAYERTKLGALVANTIREQRDFRSLVTSGGSSWQSVLQKSLQSHPNLWFVIGLGLAFLPAALVGFLAHKTIKAYLFTPTTVAASLILGGLIILAVERLQDRAHTKELLQVTPRSALWIGIAQCASLIPGMSRSGSTIVGGLLAGLDRRVATEYSFFLALPTMIIATIYQMLKSQTVFSQADYVALALGLIVSFVVAWAVIAAFLTFVQRHSLRVFAYYRMVLGVVVLLVVH, from the coding sequence ATGAACTGGGGCCCGGAGCTCGCCGTCATTCTCGGCATCATCGAGGGACTCACCGAGTTCCTCCCCGTCTCTTCGACCGGACATCTGATCCTAGTCGGGCACGCCCTCGGATTCACGGGAGACATCGCGTCGAACGTGGAGATCTCGATCCAGCTCGGCTCGATTCTGGCCATCATTGCCTATGAACGCACCAAACTCGGCGCCCTCGTCGCAAATACAATACGGGAGCAACGGGATTTCCGCTCGCTCGTAACAAGCGGCGGCAGCTCCTGGCAATCGGTGCTGCAGAAATCGCTGCAGAGTCACCCCAACCTGTGGTTCGTCATCGGCTTGGGTCTGGCCTTTTTGCCCGCCGCCCTCGTCGGTTTTCTGGCCCACAAAACCATCAAGGCCTACCTGTTCACACCGACCACCGTCGCCGCGTCGCTGATTCTTGGTGGCCTCATCATCTTGGCGGTCGAACGGTTGCAAGATCGCGCCCATACCAAGGAACTCCTTCAGGTCACCCCGCGGTCGGCGCTCTGGATCGGAATCGCCCAATGCGCCTCCTTGATTCCCGGCATGTCCCGCTCCGGTTCGACCATCGTCGGCGGCCTCCTTGCGGGCCTGGATCGACGCGTCGCGACCGAATACTCCTTTTTCTTGGCGCTCCCGACCATGATCATCGCGACGATCTATCAAATGCTGAAATCCCAAACCGTCTTTTCACAGGCTGATTATGTGGCGCTGGCCCTCGGCTTGATCGTGTCGTTTGTGGTCGCCTGGGCCGTCATCGCCGCCTTTCTGACCTTCGTTCAGCGGCACAGCCTGCGCGTGTTCGCGTATTACCGGATGGTGCTGGGCGTTGTCGTTCTCCTGGTGGTGCACTGA
- a CDS encoding efflux RND transporter periplasmic adaptor subunit: MVRRVTVIVGVLAIGLAIAGYVFFNGERKPPVRYRTVPVERGTLISLVTATGTINPITTIQVGSQVSGMIESLHADFNSSVKAGQVVARIDPFPYQARRDQAAASLANTKAAFDKAQIEQAQKRRELDRAKALIGQQFVSQNEVDVALTAYEGAVAQVKVTQAAVKQAEAMLQAAELDLKYTVIRSPVDGVVISRQVEVGQRISASFSIPTLFLIAEKVTKMQVDTNVSEADIGGVAEGKDASFTVDAYPGEVFHGRVRQVRNAPINVQNVVTYDVVVECENPGFRLKPGMTANVSIVVAKRDQALKVPTAALRFTPPTQAKSGGNTPPASMGRRRVLWRQGVDQELEAVTVEVGISDGAYAEVVTPDLNEGDAVVIGLDAQRGERKGAELPPGFGGGQRGSRRDRGL, encoded by the coding sequence ATGGTACGACGAGTGACTGTGATCGTCGGAGTGCTGGCCATTGGTCTGGCCATCGCCGGCTACGTATTTTTCAACGGTGAGCGAAAGCCGCCGGTTCGATACCGCACCGTGCCGGTGGAGCGGGGAACCCTGATCTCGCTTGTGACGGCCACCGGGACGATCAATCCCATTACCACGATTCAGGTCGGCAGCCAGGTGTCCGGTATGATCGAGAGTCTTCACGCCGACTTCAATTCGAGCGTCAAGGCCGGTCAGGTCGTGGCTCGCATTGATCCCTTCCCCTACCAAGCTAGACGTGACCAGGCTGCGGCGAGTTTGGCCAACACCAAAGCGGCGTTCGACAAGGCTCAGATCGAACAGGCTCAGAAGCGGCGAGAACTTGATCGCGCCAAGGCGCTGATCGGACAGCAGTTCGTTTCCCAAAACGAGGTTGACGTCGCCCTGACCGCTTATGAAGGCGCCGTGGCCCAAGTGAAGGTAACTCAAGCGGCGGTCAAACAAGCGGAGGCGATGCTCCAGGCCGCCGAACTGGATTTGAAATATACCGTCATCCGCTCTCCCGTCGATGGGGTGGTGATTTCTCGACAGGTGGAGGTCGGCCAACGAATTTCGGCGAGCTTTTCCATCCCCACCTTGTTTCTGATCGCCGAGAAGGTTACCAAGATGCAGGTGGATACCAACGTCAGTGAAGCCGACATCGGTGGCGTGGCTGAAGGAAAGGACGCGTCCTTTACGGTGGATGCCTATCCTGGCGAAGTCTTTCATGGCCGCGTGCGCCAAGTGCGGAATGCGCCGATCAACGTGCAGAACGTGGTGACATACGACGTGGTGGTGGAATGCGAGAATCCCGGGTTTCGACTCAAGCCGGGCATGACGGCCAATGTATCGATTGTGGTCGCGAAACGGGATCAGGCGCTCAAGGTGCCGACGGCCGCTCTGCGGTTCACGCCTCCCACCCAGGCGAAGAGCGGCGGGAACACACCTCCGGCCTCGATGGGGCGCCGGCGCGTGCTCTGGAGGCAGGGCGTCGATCAGGAATTGGAGGCGGTCACGGTGGAGGTGGGGATTTCGGACGGAGCCTACGCGGAGGTGGTCACTCCCGATCTCAATGAGGGGGATGCGGTGGTGATTGGGCTCGATGCCCAGCGCGGTGAGCGGAAGGGAGCCGAACTACCGCCGGGATTCGGAGGCGGACAACGGGGATCGCGACGGGATCGGGGACTCTAA
- a CDS encoding helix-turn-helix domain-containing protein: MTTDHKNELLTVAETCRYLKISPRTLYRYIQERQLPGFKLGKEWRFARTDLERWLRERMGPPSQP; encoded by the coding sequence ATGACCACCGACCACAAGAACGAGCTGCTCACGGTGGCGGAAACCTGCCGTTATCTGAAGATCAGCCCCCGTACGCTCTATCGCTATATTCAGGAGCGCCAACTCCCCGGTTTCAAGCTGGGAAAGGAGTGGCGGTTCGCACGGACCGATTTGGAGCGATGGCTCCGCGAACGGATGGGGCCGCCCTCGCAGCCATGA
- a CDS encoding ABC transporter ATP-binding protein has translation MTSGGNGSTPLILCEDLWKIYRVGDVEVRALQGVNLAIDRREFVAIMGTSGSGKSTLMNILGCLDQPTRGRYRLDGLDVATAKPDLLAELRNRRIGFVFQNFNLIPRTSALENAQLPLFYRGLPIREQRRQAAAALERVGLAGREQHYPTQLSGGQQQRVAIARALVGSPSILFADEPTGNLDTSSSREIMGILERLNCEDGITIILVTHESDIAAYASRELVMKDGQIVQDVQRMPHLSVTS, from the coding sequence CTGACCAGCGGCGGCAATGGTTCCACTCCACTGATCCTGTGTGAGGATCTGTGGAAGATTTATCGGGTCGGCGATGTCGAGGTGCGGGCCCTGCAAGGGGTGAATCTGGCTATTGATCGAAGAGAGTTTGTCGCCATCATGGGGACCTCCGGATCGGGGAAGTCGACCCTCATGAACATTCTGGGATGCCTGGATCAACCCACACGAGGCCGGTATCGGCTGGACGGGTTGGATGTCGCCACGGCCAAGCCCGATCTATTGGCGGAACTGAGGAATCGGCGGATCGGCTTCGTCTTTCAGAACTTCAACCTCATTCCGCGAACCAGTGCATTGGAAAACGCGCAGCTGCCTCTTTTCTATCGGGGCCTGCCCATCAGGGAGCAGCGTCGACAGGCGGCCGCCGCCCTCGAACGAGTGGGCTTGGCCGGCCGCGAGCAGCACTATCCCACCCAGCTGTCGGGCGGACAACAGCAGCGCGTGGCCATTGCTCGGGCGCTGGTCGGATCCCCGTCGATCCTCTTTGCCGACGAACCCACCGGGAATTTGGATACGTCCTCCAGCCGGGAAATCATGGGTATTCTCGAACGATTGAATTGCGAAGATGGGATTACCATCATCCTGGTGACGCACGAATCGGATATCGCCGCATACGCGTCCCGAGAACTCGTCATGAAAGACGGGCAGATCGTGCAGGATGTGCAGCGTATGCCTCACCTATCCGTCACTTCCTAG
- a CDS encoding DUF2024 family protein, with translation MGNALDTVHVYDTWVTGRKGKIHFDVMTTSQELALTLAKQHLVEIGEPDAPITVKQCRFCHSEPLAMFSQAQQKQFREKGGFILPLPA, from the coding sequence ATGGGAAATGCGCTGGACACTGTCCACGTGTACGACACGTGGGTCACTGGCAGAAAAGGCAAGATCCATTTCGATGTCATGACCACCAGCCAGGAGCTGGCCCTGACGCTCGCGAAGCAGCACTTGGTCGAGATCGGGGAGCCGGATGCCCCCATCACCGTGAAGCAATGCCGCTTCTGTCACAGCGAACCCTTGGCGATGTTTAGCCAGGCTCAGCAGAAGCAGTTTCGTGAGAAGGGAGGGTTCATCCTGCCTTTGCCGGCCTAG
- a CDS encoding RusA family crossover junction endodeoxyribonuclease yields the protein MRLILPIPPSVNHQYATVNGRRLLSAKGRAFKALVGQQTLVTLAQSAHRATLTRALHHADLALSIHFFFASPLRRDTDGGLKIAQDALCEALGVNDNRVVETHLYKHQDRDQPRMEIRLSVISSDSQQMQHTGNLVRILSGDPAGSEQASRR from the coding sequence ATCCGGTTGATTCTCCCCATTCCACCCAGCGTGAACCATCAATACGCCACCGTTAATGGTCGCCGGCTCCTCTCGGCAAAAGGACGGGCGTTCAAAGCACTGGTTGGACAACAAACTCTCGTTACACTTGCCCAATCGGCCCATCGTGCTACGCTAACGCGTGCCCTCCACCACGCCGATCTGGCGCTGTCGATTCACTTCTTTTTTGCGTCTCCGCTCCGCCGCGACACGGATGGAGGACTCAAGATCGCACAAGACGCCCTTTGTGAAGCATTGGGAGTGAACGACAACCGGGTGGTGGAAACCCATCTCTACAAACATCAGGATCGCGACCAGCCGCGCATGGAGATACGCTTGTCTGTCATCTCCTCTGATTCACAGCAAATGCAACATACCGGCAACCTGGTCAGGATCCTCTCTGGTGATCCCGCAGGCTCGGAGCAGGCCTCGCGCCGTTGA
- a CDS encoding zinc ribbon domain-containing protein gives MPIYEYRCRQCKRRTTRLVLSLSNPPQLSCDYCHSPALERIMSRFASPKSEEARLEALADPGNLAGLDESDPQSMARFMKKMGKEMGEDLGDDFEGALEGEELPPSTMDSGDID, from the coding sequence ATGCCGATCTACGAGTATCGCTGTCGGCAATGCAAGCGACGCACAACACGTCTCGTGTTGAGTCTCAGCAATCCACCGCAACTTTCCTGCGACTACTGTCACAGCCCCGCCTTGGAACGAATCATGTCTCGTTTCGCCTCCCCCAAATCCGAAGAAGCTCGACTCGAAGCCCTTGCCGATCCCGGCAATCTGGCGGGGCTGGACGAGAGCGACCCGCAAAGCATGGCGCGCTTCATGAAAAAAATGGGGAAAGAAATGGGAGAAGACCTGGGCGACGACTTTGAAGGGGCACTGGAAGGGGAAGAGCTCCCTCCATCAACAATGGACAGTGGTGACATCGATTGA
- a CDS encoding ABC transporter permease, which produces MAAFLWLTILTALRIVSRNRLRAGLTMLGIVIGVGAVIAMVSIGQGARAAVQAQVASMGTNVIIVMPGATTVGGVRGGQGGAVTLTVSDALDLKKRSPLLSDTGWAKRDVMQIVNGNRNWNGPVNGISPSYLTIRDWTFTSGGPFAQADLDSAARVALIGQTTLENLFDPGEEVIGATVRIRNVPFQVIGVLAPKGQSAQGADQDDVIFIPFTTAERKVFGSQFLGSVGALFAATEYNTDLPEAVEHIREILRARHRLQPDQGDDFTIRTQVDIGKVQEGTSRTLTAMLFAIASVSLVVGGIGIMNILLVSVTERTKEIGVRMAVGAKRGHIVAQFLIEAVTLSLLGGLLGVIVGVVGASLTTAIAGWPTIISLDVIAGACFFSLVVGLFFGLYPANKAARLNPIDALRYE; this is translated from the coding sequence ATGGCCGCTTTCTTGTGGTTGACCATCCTTACGGCGTTGCGGATTGTCAGCCGCAACCGATTGCGCGCCGGTCTGACCATGCTGGGCATCGTGATCGGCGTGGGTGCGGTCATTGCCATGGTGAGCATCGGACAGGGAGCCCGGGCGGCCGTTCAAGCGCAGGTCGCCAGCATGGGAACGAATGTCATCATCGTCATGCCCGGGGCCACGACCGTCGGAGGGGTGCGGGGCGGACAAGGAGGTGCGGTCACGCTGACGGTGAGTGATGCACTGGATTTGAAGAAACGGAGCCCGCTCTTATCCGACACCGGATGGGCCAAGCGAGATGTCATGCAGATCGTCAATGGGAACCGCAATTGGAACGGTCCTGTGAACGGCATCTCGCCCAGTTATCTCACGATTCGGGACTGGACGTTCACCAGCGGCGGACCCTTTGCACAGGCGGATTTGGATAGCGCGGCTCGGGTGGCGTTGATCGGCCAAACCACCTTGGAGAATCTCTTTGATCCTGGAGAGGAGGTAATCGGCGCCACCGTCCGCATCAGGAACGTGCCGTTCCAAGTCATCGGGGTGTTGGCGCCTAAGGGGCAATCGGCGCAGGGGGCCGACCAAGACGACGTGATCTTCATTCCCTTCACCACTGCGGAACGGAAGGTCTTCGGCAGTCAGTTCTTGGGATCGGTGGGTGCGCTGTTTGCCGCTACGGAATACAACACCGACCTACCCGAGGCCGTCGAACACATTCGTGAGATTCTGCGGGCACGGCATCGGCTGCAACCTGATCAGGGGGACGATTTCACGATCCGTACGCAGGTCGACATCGGGAAGGTCCAGGAAGGAACGAGCCGGACGCTCACGGCCATGCTGTTCGCGATCGCCTCGGTGTCGCTGGTGGTCGGCGGAATCGGCATCATGAACATTTTGCTGGTGTCGGTGACGGAGCGGACCAAGGAAATCGGTGTGCGGATGGCGGTGGGCGCTAAGCGGGGGCACATCGTGGCGCAATTCTTAATTGAAGCAGTCACGTTGAGTCTGCTCGGGGGGCTGCTCGGGGTAATCGTCGGGGTCGTCGGAGCCTCCCTGACAACGGCGATTGCCGGCTGGCCCACGATCATCTCGTTGGATGTGATTGCCGGGGCCTGCTTTTTTTCGCTGGTCGTCGGTCTCTTTTTCGGACTGTATCCTGCCAATAAAGCTGCCCGCCTGAACCCCATCGATGCCTTGCGGTACGAGTAA
- a CDS encoding lipoprotein signal peptidase, producing MSPSVRYFLLGLLSLIIVVVDQVTKVSVMENMRLHESIPVIQNFFNITYIRNPGAAFGFLSSSSSSFRFVFFGVTSVFALGLLGTILARMPKDDWMGQLSVAGILGGAIGNLMDRLRYGEVIDFLDFYINGYHWPAFNVADSAITVGVVFLILHFALEKHPEEAPVLTEHPPSS from the coding sequence TTGAGCCCATCCGTGCGATACTTTCTGCTGGGTCTCTTGAGTCTCATCATCGTGGTGGTGGATCAAGTCACGAAGGTGTCCGTCATGGAGAATATGCGTCTCCATGAGTCCATTCCCGTCATCCAGAATTTCTTCAACATCACCTACATTCGAAATCCCGGCGCCGCCTTCGGATTTCTGTCGTCCAGCAGCAGTTCGTTTCGGTTCGTCTTCTTCGGGGTGACCTCGGTGTTCGCGCTGGGGCTTCTGGGAACGATCCTGGCGCGGATGCCGAAAGACGATTGGATGGGACAACTCAGCGTCGCGGGGATTCTGGGGGGCGCGATCGGCAACCTGATGGATCGACTACGCTACGGCGAGGTGATCGACTTTCTGGACTTCTATATCAACGGGTATCACTGGCCCGCCTTTAATGTGGCCGACTCGGCCATCACCGTCGGGGTGGTCTTTCTGATCCTCCACTTTGCATTGGAGAAACACCCTGAGGAGGCGCCGGTGTTGACGGAGCATCCTCCCTCCTCCTGA
- the ileS gene encoding isoleucine--tRNA ligase, which translates to MDYKATLNLPKTDFPMKANLPQREPEMLARWAAERLYERIQEARRGCEPYILHDGPPYANGRIHIGHALNKILKDIIVKSKTMSGYQVPYVPGWDCHGLPIEHQVLKELGDKKRDLDALAIRKLCKEYAEKYVAIQREEFQRLGVLGDWQQPYLTLNPRYEATILREFGRFVERGGVYKGLKPVLWCTHDQTALAEAEVEYDDHTSPSVYVKFPLASPPTILSKRFGGPSFPNDVQTVAVLIWTTTPWTLPANQAVCLHADIDYAFVQLGHELLIMAEKLVESVAKACDLSGYQVVAVKKGGEGFEGLETQRPLTTGLSPILLGDFVTLDQGTGCVHIAPGHGMEDYLLVLDHNAKASVGERLEILAPVDDGGKFTAAVPDFAGQHVFKANPKIVERLKENGRLLGHGTLKHSYPHCWRCKQPVIFRATEQWFVSMETNELRKEALAEIERVRWIPAYGRDRIKGMIENRPDWCLSRQRVWGTPIPGFTCVKCGKVMADPGVIDHVADLIEQHGTDYWFANRADSLLPVGTSCDACGGTEFEKERDILDVWFESGVSYAAVLKSRQWWPANLYLEGSDQHRGWFHSALLAGVITDHRAPYEAVLTHGFVLDGAGRKMSKSAGNVVAPQDVIKQSGAEILRLWVSAQDYREDLRISQEILNHLIEAYRKIRNTCRFLLSNLYDFDPGQHRVPFEELPELDRWALMRLGELIPRVRKSYDEFEFHAIFHALNNFCSVDLSAVYLDILKDRLYTFRKDSPMRRASQTVLFDILVALTKLMAPVLSFTADEIWRMLPEVVRAESKADSVHLALFPEADARWSDSVLAERWERLLDVRTAVQAALEVKRRDKVIGAPLEARVVIEANSERYEFLKQYQQDLSSVFIVSDVELRSVHHPPLSPDFSIRVEKATGEKCERCWNYRPAVGSFADHPTLCDRCVEAVR; encoded by the coding sequence ATGGACTATAAAGCGACCCTGAATTTACCCAAAACCGACTTTCCCATGAAGGCCAACCTCCCGCAGCGGGAGCCGGAGATGCTCGCCCGCTGGGCGGCGGAACGGCTATACGAGCGGATTCAGGAAGCGCGCCGGGGGTGTGAGCCCTACATCTTGCATGATGGGCCGCCCTATGCGAACGGGCGCATTCACATCGGCCACGCATTGAACAAAATTCTGAAAGACATCATCGTCAAATCGAAGACGATGTCGGGGTATCAGGTCCCCTACGTGCCGGGTTGGGATTGCCATGGCCTGCCCATCGAACACCAGGTCTTAAAGGAGCTTGGTGACAAGAAGCGGGACTTGGATGCCTTGGCGATTCGCAAACTCTGTAAAGAATATGCCGAGAAGTACGTGGCGATCCAACGAGAAGAGTTTCAGCGGTTGGGCGTGTTGGGGGACTGGCAGCAGCCGTATCTCACGCTTAATCCTCGGTATGAGGCGACGATTCTCCGGGAGTTCGGCCGTTTCGTGGAGCGAGGCGGGGTCTACAAGGGACTCAAGCCGGTTCTTTGGTGCACGCACGACCAGACGGCCTTGGCCGAGGCGGAGGTCGAGTACGACGACCATACCTCGCCGTCGGTGTATGTGAAGTTTCCCCTCGCGAGCCCCCCGACCATCTTGAGTAAGCGATTCGGCGGTCCCTCGTTTCCGAACGATGTGCAGACCGTTGCGGTCCTGATTTGGACCACGACGCCCTGGACATTACCGGCCAACCAAGCGGTCTGTCTCCATGCCGACATCGACTATGCCTTCGTACAGCTTGGGCATGAGTTGCTGATCATGGCCGAGAAGCTGGTGGAGTCCGTCGCCAAGGCCTGTGATCTTTCCGGCTACCAGGTCGTGGCGGTCAAAAAAGGAGGCGAAGGGTTCGAGGGGCTGGAAACCCAGCGCCCGCTCACCACCGGCCTCTCGCCGATTCTACTGGGCGACTTTGTAACCTTGGACCAAGGCACGGGCTGTGTCCATATCGCGCCGGGGCACGGGATGGAAGACTATCTCCTGGTGTTGGACCACAATGCCAAGGCCAGCGTCGGAGAACGGTTGGAGATTCTGGCTCCGGTGGACGACGGCGGGAAATTCACCGCGGCTGTTCCGGACTTTGCCGGCCAGCATGTGTTCAAGGCCAATCCGAAGATCGTCGAGCGCCTGAAAGAGAACGGCCGGTTGCTGGGCCATGGGACGCTGAAGCATTCCTATCCGCACTGCTGGCGTTGCAAGCAGCCGGTGATCTTCCGCGCGACCGAACAGTGGTTCGTGTCGATGGAGACCAACGAGTTGCGGAAAGAGGCGCTGGCGGAGATTGAGCGGGTCCGCTGGATCCCGGCCTACGGCCGCGACCGGATCAAGGGGATGATCGAGAACCGGCCCGATTGGTGCCTGTCGCGCCAACGAGTCTGGGGCACGCCGATCCCTGGGTTCACCTGCGTGAAGTGCGGCAAGGTCATGGCCGATCCCGGGGTGATCGACCATGTGGCGGACCTGATCGAACAGCACGGGACTGACTACTGGTTCGCCAATCGAGCCGACTCCTTACTCCCCGTTGGGACCAGCTGCGATGCATGCGGCGGAACGGAATTCGAGAAGGAGCGAGACATTCTGGACGTGTGGTTCGAATCCGGCGTGAGTTATGCCGCCGTTCTCAAATCGCGGCAATGGTGGCCGGCCAACCTGTATCTCGAAGGCTCCGACCAGCATCGCGGCTGGTTTCACAGCGCGTTACTGGCAGGTGTGATCACCGATCACCGAGCCCCCTACGAGGCGGTGCTCACGCATGGGTTCGTGCTGGACGGAGCCGGGCGCAAGATGTCGAAGTCGGCGGGCAACGTCGTGGCGCCGCAGGATGTGATCAAGCAATCGGGCGCCGAGATCCTCCGTCTCTGGGTGTCGGCGCAAGATTATCGCGAAGATCTGCGGATCTCCCAAGAGATCCTGAACCACTTGATCGAAGCCTATCGCAAGATCCGCAATACCTGCCGGTTTCTCTTGAGCAATCTGTACGATTTCGATCCGGGGCAGCACCGGGTGCCGTTCGAGGAGTTGCCTGAACTGGACCGGTGGGCCCTCATGCGCCTCGGCGAGCTGATCCCGCGCGTGCGGAAGAGTTACGACGAGTTCGAGTTCCACGCGATCTTCCACGCATTGAACAATTTCTGCTCGGTGGACCTGAGTGCCGTGTACCTCGATATCCTGAAAGATCGGCTCTACACCTTCCGCAAAGATTCCCCCATGCGGCGCGCCTCGCAAACGGTATTGTTCGATATTCTCGTCGCGCTGACGAAGCTCATGGCACCGGTCTTGAGTTTTACCGCCGATGAAATCTGGCGAATGTTGCCGGAGGTGGTGCGTGCGGAATCGAAGGCGGATAGTGTGCATCTAGCTCTATTCCCCGAGGCCGATGCCCGCTGGAGCGACTCAGTGTTGGCTGAGAGGTGGGAGCGCCTCTTGGATGTGCGAACGGCAGTCCAGGCGGCCCTGGAAGTGAAACGCCGCGACAAAGTGATCGGGGCTCCGCTGGAAGCGCGGGTGGTGATCGAGGCGAATTCCGAGCGATATGAGTTTCTGAAGCAGTACCAGCAGGATCTCTCATCGGTCTTTATCGTGTCGGATGTCGAATTGCGGTCCGTTCATCATCCTCCGCTCTCCCCTGATTTCAGCATCAGGGTGGAGAAGGCGACCGGGGAAAAGTGCGAACGTTGCTGGAACTATCGGCCTGCAGTGGGGAGCTTTGCCGACCATCCGACCCTGTGCGATCGTTGTGTGGAGGCGGTACGTTGA